A window of Rhodothermus sp. genomic DNA:
TGATGAAGCCCGACAGGTGCTCCGACGCTACCGACGGCTACAGGTGCGCTTGCGCTATCCTGTTGCGCGACCTTCGGTGCTGGGAATGAGGCTGCAGCCGGCGAACAATCCGCATCTACAGGTTACGCGTAGCGTGCTGGCTGATGGCGCTATCGTTAAATTTCCTATACAGGAAGAGGGCCTGTATCGAATCGATCGGGCCACGCTGGCTGAACTGCTGGCGCGCGTTGGACGCTCTGTGGACGAGATCGATCCCCGGCAGCTTCAGCTTTTCGGCAATGGCGGACGGCCGCTTCCGGCGCTGAACAGCGCCCCGAGACCGGTCGATTTGATTGAAAATCCGGTCTGGCGTATCGGGCTCGACGATGGCTCCTTCGACGAAGGCGATGCGCTGATCTTCTACGCCGCCGGTGTGCAGGGCTGGACCTACAATGCGCAGCGAGGCGAATGGGAGCACTATACGCATCCCTTTTCCAATGCGAACTACTACTTTCTCAAGATAGGAGATCGGCCCGGACGCCAGCTTGCAACGACACCGTTCCCGAATGCGCCAGATGCCCAGCCGGTCAGACAGCTGATCGGACGCTACGTGGTCGATCCGGAAGATTTTCTCTGGAGCAAAGAGGGCATCGCCGAGGGTAAGGGGAGCGGCCTGACCTGGGTGAGCGTGCCCATCTCTCCGGCTGGACGGCTACGTATCCTGGAAAACGTGGTTCCCCCGGGACTGACGGCCGGAACGGTCACCTATCGCGCACGCGTAGCGATTCGGTCGAATCCAGTCGCCTATGCCGTATTTGTATCGCGTGGACAGGAGCTGGCCCGGGCATCGGCCGGGGTCACCTTTCCGGATCCGGAGAGCCCTGTTGCACGGGCTACGGAAGTAACCTTTACCCAGGCGCGGGCTACGGCCGCGCCGCTGGAACTCGAAATGACGCTGACCAATCCCGGTGGCGATCCACGGGCAGCGCTGGAATGGTTACGCGTCTTCTATCCCATGCGGCTGGTGGCGACCGACAACTACCTGCGCTTTTTTACCCCACCGGGTCAGACCGGCACGTTCGAGTTTTTGCTGGAAGGCTTCCAGGAGGTGCCGCAGGTCTGGGACGTAACCGAGCCCGGCGCCATCCATCGGCTGGAGGTCCGATCGGCTCCCGGCGGCTATCGCGTCCAGGTGGTCTGCAACGACCCCGAGCGTCCCTGCGAACTGGTCGCCTTCACACCGGCGGCAGTGCGCTCGCTTGACCCTTCCGGCGCGCAACGCGTGCCGAACCAGAACCTGCACGGCATCGACTTTTATCCAGAGCTGGCCATCGTCACCGCTGATACGTTTCGTACATACGCCGAACAGCTGGCCGAACACCGACGCCGGCAGGGCCTTCGGGTAGTCGTGGCGACCGTTGAGCAGATCTACAACGAATTTTCAGGAGGGGTGCCCGACATGCGCGCCGTGCGCGACTACCTGAAGTTTCTCTATGACCGTGCCCCGGATGAAACCTCCCTGCTGCGCTATGCGCTGCTGTTTGGCGATGGGCATTACAACTACCGCGAGCTCTGGCAGAAACCCACGCTGAAGAACTGGGTCCCGCCCTACGAGACGGTCGACTCCTACCACCCGATCAATTCCTACACCAGCGACGACTACTTCGGACTGCTGGATGATAACGAAGGGCTGTGGATCGACTACGGCGCCGGGGCCTACAGCACGGAACGGCTGGACCTGGGCATCGGACGCCTGCCCGTGCAGACTCCCGAAGAGGCACAGCAGGTGCTGAACAAAATCTTCCGTTACGAAAGTCCCGAAACCTATGGCCCCTGGCGACTCCGCTACACGTTTGTGGCCGACGATGGCCCCACCGGGGTAGCAGCCCAGCAAAACGACTTGGACCTGCATGTGCAGAACATTGATGTGGTGGCCGAAGAGGTGAAGCAATTCTTTCCAACCATCGACGTGCAGAAAATTTATGCCGTCTCCTATCCCCGCGTCTTTATGGGCATCTGGCGTATTCCCGATGCGCGTCGAGACATTCTACGGGTGCTGGAGGCAGGAACGCTGGTGTTTAACTACAGTGGACATGGTAGCAGCGACGTCCTGGCCCAGGAAGAGATCTTCACCCGAGAAGATGCGGCGGCCCTGACCAACCGCGATCGATTGGCGGTGTTTATCACAGCCACCTGCACCTGGGGACGCTGGGATATGACCGAGAAGCAGAGTGGGGGCGAGGTGCTGTTGTTGAATCCTGAGGGCGGGGCCATCGCGGTCTTCAGCGCTGTACGGCTTGTCTATACTTCGCCGGACACGAGCGTGCTGAATGTGGGATTGAATCGTATGCTCAACAAGTATCTGTTTCGTCCGGAACCCGATGGCCAGATGCCGCGCCTGGGGGATGCGCTGCGACGCATGAAAAATACACGGGCCGGCCTGCAGAATAATAACCGTCGCTTCAATCTGCTGGGCGATCCCACCCTGCGCCTGGGGCTCCCATACCGCCGGGTCGTTGTGGAAAGCATCAACGGACAGGTGCCTGATCCTGAACAGCCTGTTCCCATGCGTGCGCTTGAACGGGTAACGGTGCAGGGCTACGTGCAGAACACTGCCGGCCAGGTCGATACCGGCTTTCATGGCGTGGCCACCCTCACCGTCTTTGATGCCGAACGGCAAAAGCCGTTACCGTACTGGCGCTACATGCCCACGCCGTACTACCTTGTGCGGGAAGATCTGATCTGGCGGGGCCAGGTAGACGTGCGCAGCGGGCGCTTTGCGGCCACCTTCGTGGTTCCCAAAGACATCCTTTACAGCAACCGACACGGTCGCCTCTCGGTCTATGCCTTTAATAGCGAAGAGCACGCGGCCGGCTCTACCGAAGGCTTTGTAGTGGGGGGAACGGCGGCGTCCATTCCGGACGATCGAGAAGGACCAGAGATCCAGCTCTATCTGAACGACACCACCTTCGTCTCCGGTGGGCTGGTTCCTCCCAATCCCCGGCTGATCGTGGAGCTCTACGATGCCTCTGGCATCAATACGGTAGGGGCCGGCCTGGGCCACGAGCTGCTGCTGATTATTGATGGCGATGAGGCCCGGGCCCAGAACCTGAGCAGCGCCTTTCAGAGCGCGCCGAATTCCTATCAGCGGGGCCGGGTGGAATGGACGCTGACCGACCTGGAGCCGGGGCCGCATACGCTGACCGTGCGGGCCTGGGACGTGCTCAACAACGTCAGTACCGCCTCGCTGGATTTTATCATCAGCGACGATCAGAAGCTCGAACTCCGCAACGTGTTCAACTATCCGAATCCGACAACCGGCCCCACACGGTTTGTGTTTGAACACAATCAGCCAGCCGGCACGCCCGCTCGCGTACAGATACGCATCTTCACGCTGAGCGGACGTCCGGTGCGCACACTTGATGGGAGCGAGACGCTTCCAACCGGGGTGCTGCCGGCTAACCTGGTTGTGATCCCCTGGGATGGACGCGATGAAGACGCCGATCTGCTGGCCACAGGTATCTACCTGTATCGCCTGCGGGTCGAAATAGAACGGCCAGACGGCACGCGCCAGGTGGCCGAACATATCGACCGCCTGGCCATCATTCGCTGAACTGGTCCTGTTTTTGTTTCAAATAGAGAACCTGAAAGGAAAACAAGGGGTTATCCTTCAAAACCGGAGAACGTTATGCGTATGGTTCGACACACATGGTGCACGTTTTGCGCACTACTGGGACTGATATACCTGGTGGGGCAGCCGGCCTTCGCCCAGGTGGGCGGTGCCGCTGTCCTGTTCCTTCAGATCGAGCCCGATAGTCGGGCGGCCGGCATGGGTAATGCCGGGGTTGCGGTGGCCGACAACGCGTATGCCCTGTTCTGGAATCCAGCAGGGCTGGCTTTCCAGCCGGCTGCCGTCGAAGTGTCGCTGACCCACTCGAACTGGCTTCCGGAATTCAACGCCGGCCTGTACTACGAGTACATGGTCGGGCGTTTTTCAATCGGAAAGCTGGGGAATGTGGGCGCCCACGTAACGCTGCTCAACATGGGCGAACACGAATGGCGGGATGAAAACAACAATCCGCTGGGCACTTTCCGCTCCTACGATATCGCTGTGGGCGTTTCTTACGGCTATGCACTCAATGAACGGCTGGCCCTGGGCCTGGGCGTGCGCTACATCTATTCGAATCTGGCCTCGGGGATTGAGGTCGAAGGCCGGCGCACCAAGGCCGGCAAGTCGTTCGGCATGGATGTGGGAGTGCTCTACCGGACCGAACCGTTCAGTCTGGGCGGTCAGACACGGGCGCAGTTCTCGGCCGGCTTTAACCTGAACAATATGGGGCCGCAGATCCAGTACTCCGACGGGGCCCAGAAAGACCCGATCCCGACGAACCTGCGTTTTGGCTATGCCTTTACCATTGATCTGGATCCTTACAACCGGATTACCTTTGCCAACGATTTTACCAAACTGCTGATTCGCGTGCGGAGTGACTCCACGGGCTCCCGGGCCGATCCTTTCTACAAAGCTATCTTTACCGCCTGGCGGCCGATCAAGGTGCGCACTAACGCACTGAACGAAGAGGAAGCGCAATATCGCACGCTGAATATCTTCGAGCAACTCATGATCGGACTGGGCGTGGAGTACTGGTACAACCAGCTCTTTGCCCTGCGGACCGGCTTCTTCTATGAAAATCCCTACAACGGCAACCGGCAGTTTCTGACGTTTGGAGCCGGACTGCGCTACAATATTCTGGGCGTGGACTTCTCCTACGTGTATGCGCTCAAAGAAAACCACCCGCTGGCCAACACCATGCGCTTTTCGTTGCTGCTGAACTTTAAAAAGTAGCATCTTCAGCGGCGCTTACCACACCAAAGGGCGTCTGCCAGAAAGGCAGGCGCCTTTTGATTATCGGGCATCCAGACAGAAGCGGAACGCAGCAAAAAGATCTGAGCGGGCAAGCAGCGGTACGTTCGGGACAAACAGGTCGGACCCGAACAAGGCCGGGCATTTTCGTAGGCTTGCAATCTTGTGCGTCATTTCGGTTCTTTGGGCATCATGCAGGAGGTAAAAGCCAAGATATATGATGCCCTGGTATCGCAAATTGCACTGGCAGATTCTGATCGGACTGGTGCTGGGTTTGCTGTTTGGTCTGCTGGCAGCTGCACAGGGGTGGAGTCGCTTTGTGACACACTGGGTGGCCCCGTTCGGGATAATCTTCATCAATCTATTGAAGCTGATCGCGGTCCCGCTGGTGCTGGCCTCGCTGATCGTTGGAGTGACGTCCCTGTCGGATCTGAAGCGGCTGTCGCGGATTGGCGGTAAGACGATTGCCATTTACATCGCCACAACGACGGTGGCCATCACGATCGGATTAGGGCTGGTGAACGTGCTTCGGCCGGGTCATGCTGTACCGCCTGAGATGCGAGCGCGCCTGCAGGAAGCCTATGAGGCCGATGTCGAGACGCGCGCTGAGCTGGCTGAACAGGCGCGTCAGCGAGGCCCCCTTCAGGTGCTTGTCGACATCGTGCCCGAGAACGTTTTCGGTGCGGCGTCCAATAACCGCAACATGTTGCAGGTAGTCTTTGTGGCGCTGTTTGCCGGGATTGGCCTTCTGCTGATTCCTGCGGAAAAAGCACAACCGGTCATTGCCTTTTTTGATGGCGTCAACGCCCTGGTGATCCGACTGGTGGAGCTCATTATGCGGATAGCGCCGATCGGGGTCTTTGCGCTCCTGGCTGACACGATCACCTCGGTAGCCCGAGACAACCTGCAGCAGGTTTTTGAGCTGCTGGGTGCGCTGGGCTACTACAGTCTGGCGGTCGTGATGGGCTTGCTTATCCACACCCTGGGCACGTATCCCCTGTTGCTCAGGCTGCTGACCCGTATGCCACTGAAAACGTTCTTTGCCGGCATCGCGCCGGCGCAGCTCGTGGCTTTTTCGACCTCGTCGAGCGGGGCCACGCTGCCCGTCAGCATGGAATGTGCCGAAAAGAATCTGGGGGTTTCGGAGGAAGTTTCGTCGTTTGTGTTGCCACTGGGAGCCACCATCAACATGGATGGTACGGCCCTCTATCAGGCCATAGCGGCTGTGTTTATTGCCCAGACGTTGGGCCTGGGACTCGATCTGAGTGCGCAGCTTACAATCCTGCTTACGGCGGTGCTGGCTTCGATCGGCACGGCGGCCGTCCCCAGTGCCGGCATTGTCATGCTGGTTATCATTCTGGAGTCGGTAGGGGTCCCGAGTGCCGGTATTGCACTGATTCTGGGCGTGGACCGTGTGCTGGATATGTGCCGTACGGTAACGAATGTGACGGGTGACCTGACGGTAGCTACGGTGGTAGCGGCCACGGAAGGTCAACTGGCCCTGCCAGTCCCTGAAACAAAAAGCGCCTCCTGACAGGGAAAGGAGGCGCCTTTGGGCGTCGCGTGCCGTGCTCGACAGGGGACGACAAGCCGGGGTCAGTTGCGCGTTGTGTATTGCCGAAAGCGAATCCAGATGCGGCAGGCTATCGCGCTTTCACCAAAGGGGCAGTTAAAGTGGCGATAGGCAATCCAGCCCATGCGCTCGGACACCACACGCAACCGCCGCGAGAGTTCATCCAGTTGCTTCGAAAGCTGCCGAAAGGCCTGGGCCATGCGTTCGTTAGGACGTTCCATGCAGATCTCCAGAGCTAACGGTTTGTCGGGGAAGACTACCTCTAAAGTGCAAGAGCGACTATAGAAAAACATGCGCTTTTGGCGCATGGCCCCGCCCAGTCTCGGCGCATTTTACGGATGAAGAGGACGCACGCTGATCTCTTTGAAATAGACCACGTCGTCCGGACCGTGATTCTGCAGGCCTATATAACCCTCCAGCGGGCGCGGCCCCCGGTCCGGTTCATACCAGGCCTTTTTGGGCGGTACCGGATCGCCTTCGGTATAGTCGGTGACCAGCACTCCGTTGATATGCACGATCGTACGCGGCCCATCCAGTGTGATCTCCATCACGTTCCATTCACCGGGACGGCTGGGGCGGGCTTTTGCCTTTGTCAGCGAATAGAGTACGCCCGTGCAGTGATAGTCATCCCCGTGATCGTCGATCTGCACTTCGTAGCCGCGGTTGACAGGCATCCAGGGCTCGGTGGGCGGCTCTGGAATGCGGATGAATACGCCCGAGTTTTTGCCTCCCGGATTTTTGTAGACGATGCGAATGACGACGTTGCCAAACTTCTGACGGGTGTACCAGAGCAGGCCCATGCCCCCTTCAGTCTTGAGCAGGCCGTTTTCCACGACAAAACGTCCTTCTCCTACATGCTGCCAGCCACTCAGATCTTTGCCGTTAAAAAGGGGCGTCCAGAGGGTATCTGAAGCAGCCAGGCAGGGGATAGACAGCAACGGCAGTAACAGACCGCAAAGCAAGCGCATGGACGTATGCGAATGGGTGGTTGGTCAGGCCAAGATACAAAAAAAGCCGGCAGGCAACAGCCGGCTTTCCGTGCGCCCGGCAGGATTCGAACCTGCGACACCCAGCTCCGGAGGCTGGTGCTCTATCCACTGAGCTACGGGCGCCTGTCCAACTACCTCTTGAATATAGGCGTGCACATCACTTGTTGTCCATGCATTCCTCATGAAGGTACACGCCGCTGCATAGCGCCGCACGATACGCTTCGAGCCCCGGCTACGTTCCCGCCCGCGTGGCTTTCCTGGAAGGAACCGGCTGCCGTATCTTCGGGCCAGAAACGATTAACCGAAGCGTCTCATGTCGGAACAGACTGCCTGGCTGAATGGACCGTTGGAGCGCGCCCAGTGGCCGCCGTTGTTGATGGCCGTGCTGGGGCTGGTACTGGCGTTTGTGTTGTTTCAACTGGTGATCAGTCCGCTGGTGCTGGTATGGGGTGTCCTGAGCTACGGCGAGGATCTGTCTGTACTGATGGATCTGCCGCGCCTGGTGGAGCAGCGGCCCGGGCTCCTGTTGCTGGCGAACACCGCCGGGCAGGTGCTGGGGCTGGCGCTGCCGGCCTGGCTGCTGACGCTGCTGCACACACGTGACGCCCGTCGCTTTTTACGGCTTCGGCCAGCACAGGGGCGAGACCTGGGCTGGGCATTGCTGGGGCTGGCCTTTCTGATGCCGGTGGTACAATGGCTGGGGCACGTGAACGAGGCGCTGCCGTTGCCTGAGTCGTGGCGCGCCTTCGATGCTATGCAGATGGAGCTGATTGAGGCCGCATTGCGTGGTGGACTCAACGTAGGCGCGAACCTGTTGGTCCTGGCTGTCGTACCTGCTTTCTGTGAAGAGCTGCTATTTCGGGGCTATGTGCAGCGACAGGCTGATCGGGGACTGGGAGCGCTCGGCGGCGTGCTTTTTTCAGGGATTGTGTTCGGGCTCTATCATCTGCGACTGACGCAAGCCTTGCCGCTGTGCGTGCTGGGCGTGTATCTGGCCTACCTGGTCTGGCGTACCCGCAGCCTGTGGAGCGCGATCATCGTTCATCTGGCCAACAATGCCTTTTCGGTATTGTTGGCGGCCTATGCCGAGTATCATCCCCGACTGAGCTGGCAGGACCTGGAGCAGATGGAGCTGCCCTGGTACCTGGTAGGACTGGGAGCGCTCGGCTTTGGCTGGGTGCTGTATCGGATGGAGCGCCGAGCCCGCTTGTTGCCAACCTGACAGTGCATTGCCATGGCTGATCCTGCCCAACACGAAGACTGGGTCGAAGTCTTTCGAAGCAGCACCGACTACGAGGCCGATATCGTACGGGATCGGCTGGACGATGCCGGTATCCCGGCCATTGTCTTTACGCAGCGAGACCATGTCTTTAACCTGAACGTGGGTCATCTGGCGCTGGTCAGCGTGCGCGTGCCCGTATCCTATGCCGAGGCCGCCCGTCGCATTCTATCCGAGCCGGTCGATGAGGAGACGCTACGCCGGGCCGCCGAAGCAGCCGATCCTGAGGCGTCCCCGGCCCACGATCCGGACACCGAAGCGCGTCTCGACTCGGGTGCTGACCACCTGGGACTGGACCTGCCCGACAATGAAGAACCGCCGACCGGGTGAACGCACGCGTAGCCCGACCTCCAATCTGCTGCTGCGGATCCTGACAGCCCTGGTAGGTATTCCGCTGCTGGTGGGGGCGTTATGGCTGGGCGGACCGGTGTTTACCGCGGTAATCCTGGTGCTGGCTGTCGTCGGCATGGCCGAAAGTTACCGGCTGCTGCACGGGGCGGGGCTGCCGGCCTATCGCAGTGGCGGGTTGCTGCTGGGCTTACTGCTGGTCCTGATCCCCGTCTGGGCACCGGCATTGCCCCTGGCCATTGTCTGGGGGATCGGCTTGCTGGTGCGGACACCGTTTCGCCGCGTGCCGCTCGCTGAGGCGCCAGTACGACTGGTGGCCACCTTCTTCGGGGCATTGTATCCGGCCGCTCTGCTGGGAGGGCTGCTGGCGCTGCGGCTGCATGCTGGCCCGACCGACCGGCAGGCCTTCTGGATCACGCTGGGATTGCTGGTAATGATCTGGGCGGCCGACACGCTGGCCTATGCCGTGGGCCGATGGGCCGGAAAGCGGCCGTTAGCGCCGCGTATCTCGCCGGGCAAGACCTGGGAAGGCTTCTGGGGAGGACTGTTGGGCGCACTGTTGGCCGCCGTTGTGCTGCGCCTGAGTGCACTCGACTTCCTGGCCTGGCCGCACGTGCTCGTCCTGGGACTCCTCTGTGGAGGGCTCGGACCGCCGGGCGATCTGACCGAAAGCCTGCTCAAGCGAGCTGCCGGGGTCAAGGATTCGGGTCACCTGTTGCCCGGACACGGTGGCGTGCTCGATCGCTTCGATGCCCTGCTGGTCGTAGCCCCGCTGGCCTACTGCTACCTCCGCTGGGTAGCCGGCGTGTATGGCTGAAACGTGGAACGGCCCGCCAGACGTCCTGTATAAACTCCCAGCCTCGAAACTCAGGAAAGCTGGGTATGGGCATCTTTCTTCCCGGGCGCAAAGTGACACCCCGGCGTTTTTCCTACGAGCCACGCTACTACAACCCGGAACGTGAGGAGCGGCTGCGCCGACGGCTGCGCATCGAACGCCGGGCGCTTTCCAAACGGCGTAGCCCGCTCAGCCTGATTTACTTCATCATTCTCCTGCTGATGGCCCTGTACGTCTATAACGCGCTGGGCTGAAGCTGTATGATCCGAACCCCAGACGTATGACAACAGAAGCGGAAGCCGCCGACAGCCTGATCCGGATCATGCCGGAATCCCTGGCGAACAAAATTGCCGCCGGGGAGGTCGTGCAACGTCCGGCTTCAGTTGTCAAAGAGCTTGTCGAAAACGCACTGGATGCCGGTGCCCGGACAATCACGGTCATTCTCAAAGAGGCTGGCAAAACGCTGGTGCAGGTGGTCGACGACGGCTGCGGCATGAGTCCGACCGACGCCCGCCTGTGCTTTCAGCGACATGCCACCAGTAAGATTCGTTCGCTTGAGGACCTTGAACGCATTCGTACGCTGGGCTTTCGCGGTGAGGCACTGGCGTCGATCGCTGCCGTAGCGCGGGTTGAGCTGAAGACAAAACGGTCGCAGGATCCGGCAGGCTACCGGGTACAGATTGAGGGAGGCCAGCTGGTGGCAGCTGAACCCTGTGCTACGGCCGATGGCACATCGGTGGCCGTGCGCAATCTGTTCTACAACGTGCCAGCCCGCCGCAACTTTCTCAAAACGCCCGCCACCGAGTTCAAGCATATCGTAGAGACGTTTCAGGTACTGGCCCTTTCGCACCCGGAAGTGGGTTTTACGCTCATTCACGACGACGTGGAAATCTATCACCTGGCGCCCGAAAACGATCCGTCTCTCGCCGAACGATTACGCCGGCGCATTGGCGCACTCTTCGGGCCGGAATACGCCCTGCAGAGCATCCCGGTCGAGGAGATTACAAGTTACCTCTCGGTTCGGGGATTCCTGGGACGGCCTGAACTGCACCGAAAAAGTCGCGGTGAGCAGTTCTTTTTTGTG
This region includes:
- a CDS encoding dicarboxylate/amino acid:cation symporter yields the protein MPWYRKLHWQILIGLVLGLLFGLLAAAQGWSRFVTHWVAPFGIIFINLLKLIAVPLVLASLIVGVTSLSDLKRLSRIGGKTIAIYIATTTVAITIGLGLVNVLRPGHAVPPEMRARLQEAYEADVETRAELAEQARQRGPLQVLVDIVPENVFGAASNNRNMLQVVFVALFAGIGLLLIPAEKAQPVIAFFDGVNALVIRLVELIMRIAPIGVFALLADTITSVARDNLQQVFELLGALGYYSLAVVMGLLIHTLGTYPLLLRLLTRMPLKTFFAGIAPAQLVAFSTSSSGATLPVSMECAEKNLGVSEEVSSFVLPLGATINMDGTALYQAIAAVFIAQTLGLGLDLSAQLTILLTAVLASIGTAAVPSAGIVMLVIILESVGVPSAGIALILGVDRVLDMCRTVTNVTGDLTVATVVAATEGQLALPVPETKSAS
- a CDS encoding DUF1080 domain-containing protein, with the translated sequence MRLLCGLLLPLLSIPCLAASDTLWTPLFNGKDLSGWQHVGEGRFVVENGLLKTEGGMGLLWYTRQKFGNVVIRIVYKNPGGKNSGVFIRIPEPPTEPWMPVNRGYEVQIDDHGDDYHCTGVLYSLTKAKARPSRPGEWNVMEITLDGPRTIVHINGVLVTDYTEGDPVPPKKAWYEPDRGPRPLEGYIGLQNHGPDDVVYFKEISVRPLHP
- a CDS encoding phosphatidate cytidylyltransferase, with protein sequence MKNRRPGERTRSPTSNLLLRILTALVGIPLLVGALWLGGPVFTAVILVLAVVGMAESYRLLHGAGLPAYRSGGLLLGLLLVLIPVWAPALPLAIVWGIGLLVRTPFRRVPLAEAPVRLVATFFGALYPAALLGGLLALRLHAGPTDRQAFWITLGLLVMIWAADTLAYAVGRWAGKRPLAPRISPGKTWEGFWGGLLGALLAAVVLRLSALDFLAWPHVLVLGLLCGGLGPPGDLTESLLKRAAGVKDSGHLLPGHGGVLDRFDALLVVAPLAYCYLRWVAGVYG
- the porV gene encoding type IX secretion system outer membrane channel protein PorV, which encodes MRMVRHTWCTFCALLGLIYLVGQPAFAQVGGAAVLFLQIEPDSRAAGMGNAGVAVADNAYALFWNPAGLAFQPAAVEVSLTHSNWLPEFNAGLYYEYMVGRFSIGKLGNVGAHVTLLNMGEHEWRDENNNPLGTFRSYDIAVGVSYGYALNERLALGLGVRYIYSNLASGIEVEGRRTKAGKSFGMDVGVLYRTEPFSLGGQTRAQFSAGFNLNNMGPQIQYSDGAQKDPIPTNLRFGYAFTIDLDPYNRITFANDFTKLLIRVRSDSTGSRADPFYKAIFTAWRPIKVRTNALNEEEAQYRTLNIFEQLMIGLGVEYWYNQLFALRTGFFYENPYNGNRQFLTFGAGLRYNILGVDFSYVYALKENHPLANTMRFSLLLNFKK
- a CDS encoding DUF2007 domain-containing protein — protein: MADPAQHEDWVEVFRSSTDYEADIVRDRLDDAGIPAIVFTQRDHVFNLNVGHLALVSVRVPVSYAEAARRILSEPVDEETLRRAAEAADPEASPAHDPDTEARLDSGADHLGLDLPDNEEPPTG
- the porU gene encoding type IX secretion system sortase PorU, with the translated sequence MVEVCVYTFRQRVRGSAACLLVLFGLALGAVAQPVTIRSLGRALQEEVLEVVAHWSRPLAVALDSAGVQELSWKAIVAATDGVWETSETVWLPAQLMPRLELLAADYEEVALTSGPGSASLVAWLSQPPVELVGIGMERRRPAGTLSARLLVYDEARQVLRRYRRLQVRLRYPVARPSVLGMRLQPANNPHLQVTRSVLADGAIVKFPIQEEGLYRIDRATLAELLARVGRSVDEIDPRQLQLFGNGGRPLPALNSAPRPVDLIENPVWRIGLDDGSFDEGDALIFYAAGVQGWTYNAQRGEWEHYTHPFSNANYYFLKIGDRPGRQLATTPFPNAPDAQPVRQLIGRYVVDPEDFLWSKEGIAEGKGSGLTWVSVPISPAGRLRILENVVPPGLTAGTVTYRARVAIRSNPVAYAVFVSRGQELARASAGVTFPDPESPVARATEVTFTQARATAAPLELEMTLTNPGGDPRAALEWLRVFYPMRLVATDNYLRFFTPPGQTGTFEFLLEGFQEVPQVWDVTEPGAIHRLEVRSAPGGYRVQVVCNDPERPCELVAFTPAAVRSLDPSGAQRVPNQNLHGIDFYPELAIVTADTFRTYAEQLAEHRRRQGLRVVVATVEQIYNEFSGGVPDMRAVRDYLKFLYDRAPDETSLLRYALLFGDGHYNYRELWQKPTLKNWVPPYETVDSYHPINSYTSDDYFGLLDDNEGLWIDYGAGAYSTERLDLGIGRLPVQTPEEAQQVLNKIFRYESPETYGPWRLRYTFVADDGPTGVAAQQNDLDLHVQNIDVVAEEVKQFFPTIDVQKIYAVSYPRVFMGIWRIPDARRDILRVLEAGTLVFNYSGHGSSDVLAQEEIFTREDAAALTNRDRLAVFITATCTWGRWDMTEKQSGGEVLLLNPEGGAIAVFSAVRLVYTSPDTSVLNVGLNRMLNKYLFRPEPDGQMPRLGDALRRMKNTRAGLQNNNRRFNLLGDPTLRLGLPYRRVVVESINGQVPDPEQPVPMRALERVTVQGYVQNTAGQVDTGFHGVATLTVFDAERQKPLPYWRYMPTPYYLVREDLIWRGQVDVRSGRFAATFVVPKDILYSNRHGRLSVYAFNSEEHAAGSTEGFVVGGTAASIPDDREGPEIQLYLNDTTFVSGGLVPPNPRLIVELYDASGINTVGAGLGHELLLIIDGDEARAQNLSSAFQSAPNSYQRGRVEWTLTDLEPGPHTLTVRAWDVLNNVSTASLDFIISDDQKLELRNVFNYPNPTTGPTRFVFEHNQPAGTPARVQIRIFTLSGRPVRTLDGSETLPTGVLPANLVVIPWDGRDEDADLLATGIYLYRLRVEIERPDGTRQVAEHIDRLAIIR
- a CDS encoding type II CAAX endopeptidase family protein → MSEQTAWLNGPLERAQWPPLLMAVLGLVLAFVLFQLVISPLVLVWGVLSYGEDLSVLMDLPRLVEQRPGLLLLANTAGQVLGLALPAWLLTLLHTRDARRFLRLRPAQGRDLGWALLGLAFLMPVVQWLGHVNEALPLPESWRAFDAMQMELIEAALRGGLNVGANLLVLAVVPAFCEELLFRGYVQRQADRGLGALGGVLFSGIVFGLYHLRLTQALPLCVLGVYLAYLVWRTRSLWSAIIVHLANNAFSVLLAAYAEYHPRLSWQDLEQMELPWYLVGLGALGFGWVLYRMERRARLLPT